CTTGCGGCTCCCTTTCGGCTTCCACCACGTTAGCGGAATTCCCTCCGAGCTCATAATCGAGCGTCTTCGGCAGTTTTCGGCATGCGAAATCTGCACCCGGTGAAGGGGATGTGCGTCGTGGTGGGGTGGCCGCTGCGACTGTCGGCTGAGTGCCGAACCGGCTGAAGCGGCTCGGAGAACATTACGGGGCTGACGAGAGCGGGTCAAGTTGAGCGTTTACGAGGGACGTGAGCGCGGTAGGGGCTGACGGTTGGGTCGCCGTCGATCCAGAACCGCCAGGGATGAACGCCCCCTTCACCGGCAACTCCAGTACGCGGCCCGGTCCGTACCAGGTCGGAAGGGGTGGGCGTACCGGCGAGGACGGACAGCGGGTCGCCGGGGGCGCCGCAGACGTCCGTACCGTTGAGCAGTCTGTCCACATCGAGGGCGGTCGCGAGACGGGCCGGGCCTTTGGCCAGTTCCATGTCGTTTCGGGCCGAGAGTCGACGTTTGCGCGCGGCTTCCGCGCCGAGCACGACCTCACCGGCGCGC
This is a stretch of genomic DNA from Streptomyces sp. NA04227. It encodes these proteins:
- a CDS encoding DNA-3-methyladenine glycosylase, with translation MIVAPDRTPLSRDFFDRPVLEVAPDLLGRTLVRHTQDGPLEVRLTEVEAYAGEIDPGSHAYRGRTDRNASMFGPPGHAYVYFTYGMWHCLNLVCGPEGHASGVLLRAGEVVLGAEAARKRRLSARNDMELAKGPARLATALDVDRLLNGTDVCGAPGDPLSVLAGTPTPSDLVRTGPRTGVAGEGGVHPWRFWIDGDPTVSPYRAHVPRKRST